Below is a window of Yimella sp. cx-51 DNA.
GTGCGCGCGGCGCGGCGGCGACCGAGTTCGACGCAGTGCTCGGGCCTGATGCGGCGCAGGCGCTCACGGCGTTCGACGACGTGCTTGCCGACATCGTTCGGCGAGCAGCGGACGTGCAGGAGAGGTGGGGAGCAGATCCGCTGATCATCCGTGCCGCCAACACCTTGTACGCCGACAAGAGACTGCCGGTGCGTGATGAGTTCCTCGACGCGCTCGGGGCCGGGTTCGGTGCCGGGTTGCGGCTGGTCGACTTCGTCTCGCAGCCGGAGGCTGCTCGGGAGGAGATCAACCGTCGGGTGGACGAACGCACGAACCACCTGATCCCCGAACTCCTGGCCGAAGGACAGATCAGCAAGGCCACCCGACTCGCGCTGGTCAACGCGCTGTACCTGAAGGTGAGCTGGGCCGACCCGTTCGTGCGAGAGAGCCGGCGCACTTCGTTCATCGGCCACTCGGGCGCGGCCAAGAAGATCAAGTTGATGACGACGACCAAGTCACTGTCCTGCGTCGACAGCGACCTCTGGACCGCCTGCGCCATCCCGTACAGCGATTCGCGTTTGGCGATGACAGTCGTCCTGCCGCACGGAGATTCCCTGCACGCAGCGATCGATGAGTTGCCGCAGATCCTGCAGCAGGTCGGTGATGCGCGGGCGGAAAAGGTCACGCTGCGGATGCCCGTGTTCGACATCGATGCGCGTGCCGAAGTCTCCGATGCGCTGCGGCACGTGGGGCTGGCCGCCGCGCTGAGCGAACAAGCCGACTACAGCGGGATGTCCGAGGTGCCGGAAGGCCTGGTGGTCAGCGACGTGCAGCA
It encodes the following:
- a CDS encoding serpin family protein encodes the protein MPSWTSMRRPNDDAGASVLHHELPRVAAADPVEAGERLAAFGVRLFEAVAPAPDANFALSPYSIYSALAMTAAGARGAAATEFDAVLGPDAAQALTAFDDVLADIVRRAADVQERWGADPLIIRAANTLYADKRLPVRDEFLDALGAGFGAGLRLVDFVSQPEAAREEINRRVDERTNHLIPELLAEGQISKATRLALVNALYLKVSWADPFVRESRRTSFIGHSGAAKKIKLMTTTKSLSCVDSDLWTACAIPYSDSRLAMTVVLPHGDSLHAAIDELPQILQQVGDARAEKVTLRMPVFDIDARAEVSDALRHVGLAAALSEQADYSGMSEVPEGLVVSDVQHQAVVKVDEEGTEAAAATAVAMRAGALPDMSVPRELLIDRPFVFAIHDTVTGAPLFIGQVSEPRG